CAAGCCGAAGTCGGCACGATGGCCGCCGGCGATCGACGTTTGTAGCCGAATCGGTTGATCGGCAGCCGCGGGATTGAGCACCTCGGCAAACGCTTTGCGACCTTCGGCGAGTTCCGCCGCCGTAAAGCCCTTGAGCGCTGCGCGGTTGAAACGGTAATACGAGTGCGTGCAGTGCCAAGCATCGGGCGGGGTGAGCGAAACCTCGGTGCTCGGCGCTGCGGCGCCGGGACGAGTGCCATGACCGGAAGCGGCAGGAGTGTGACCCGACGGGGGACCGTAAGACATTGCGGCAAATCCTCAAAACAAAACGAACCGGGGAATGCGACGTTCACGAACTTCTCACGCACGGGCATTATCATACCAATCCGCGAGCGCGTGAACGAGTGGGCCATGTAGCGAGTGAATCGTGCGCCGAAACGCCATGCAGAGGAGCCGTGTAGCGAGAAATTGTTGCTCGCGGTTCGGCGGTTGGTTAGAGTGCGTAGCCGCCTGCCGCTCGCCGTCGCCCCGCCTAGTTTTCCTGAGGTTTCGCATGTCCGAGATATCCCGTCGCACATTGCTCGAACGTGGAGCCGCGCTGGCGCTGTCGGCAAGTTTGGCTACGCCGTGGCAGGTCGAGGGAGCGGAGCCCACGACTGCCGCCAAGCCCGATACGGCAAAGCCTGAGACCGCCGCCAAGCCTGTTGCGCCGAAGGTCGATCCTTACCTCGACGCCGTCTTCGTCGAGGGAGCGCCGCCGCAGCCGGCTGCGGATTCGTTTACGGTCGTCGTGCTGCCCGACACGCAGCACTACAGCGAAAAATTTCCGGAGCAGTATTACGCTCAGACGGAGTGGATCGCGGCGAATGCGAAAGAGCGCCGGATCGCGGCCGTGTTTCATCTCGGCGACATCACGAACAAGAGCACGCCTACCGAATGGAAAGTCGCGCAGCAGGCGATGCGCAAGCTCGATGGAATCGTGCCGTATTTCCTGACGCTCGGCAACCACGACTACAGCGAGATGGGAGCCTGCGCCGATCGGACGACGCTCTACAACGAATACTTCCCGGCCTCGCTGTTTCGGGCCACGAAGAATTTCGGCGGCAGCTACGATCGAGAACCGGAGCGGATGGAGAACAGCTACCAACTGTTCTCAGCAGGAGGCCGAGATTTTCTGGTGCTCTCGTTGGAGTTCGGTCCTCGCAACGATGTGGTTCGCTGGGCGAATGAAGTCGCCGCGGCGAATAAGGACAAATCGATCGTGCTGTTGACGCACGCGTATATGTACTACGACGAGACTCGTTACGACTGGGCGAAGTGCGGGAAAGACCAGAAGTGGAACCCGCACGATTATAAAGTCGCCGCGGCGACGGCCGACGACGTGAACGACGGCGAGCAACTGTGGCAAAAGCTCGTTTCGAAGCATGAGAACTTCGTGCTCACGCTCAACGGCCATGTGCTGAACGACGGCCTTGCGCGGATCGTCTCGAAGACGCCTGGCGGACGCGAGGTGCCGCAGGTGCTCGTCAACTTCCAGATGAAGCCGCACGGCGGAGATGGCTGGCTTCGGCTTCTGGAATTCAAGGCCGACGGCAAAACCGTCGACGTGCGCGATTATTCACCGACGCTCAACCGGCAAAACGAATCGAAGCAAAATCGCTTCCTGATGGAGTTGGCGTCGCCGTTGGTGTAAGTCGGGAAATCAGCCGGCCGCTTCGATGAAGTCGGTCGTGAGATGCCGGAACACTTCGCGCGTCAGCTGGATCGGCACCGGCCGGCGCGATTGATCGGGCTGCTTCTCGTAGCGGCCGAGGCTCAGCTTCCCGCCGCCGCAGACTTGGAGCTCGTAATAAGTGCGGCTGCCGTCGTCGGCACGTCGCGGCGGCGACGACCGCATTTGCACCGTGCAGGTATCGGCATCGGTCTCGATCGTCCGAATCGGTTCGAGCAAGTATGTCAATCGGCCGGCGAGCGCTTCGGCGATCCGCTTCACTTGCGCAAGCGGAGCGGTCTTCCAGCGCTCGTTGCACACTTCGAGTCGCTCGAACGCGCAGGCGAGCTTTTCGGCGGCGAGTAGCTC
The Planctomycetia bacterium DNA segment above includes these coding regions:
- a CDS encoding metallophosphoesterase, encoding MQRSRVARNCCSRFGGWLECVAACRSPSPRLVFLRFRMSEISRRTLLERGAALALSASLATPWQVEGAEPTTAAKPDTAKPETAAKPVAPKVDPYLDAVFVEGAPPQPAADSFTVVVLPDTQHYSEKFPEQYYAQTEWIAANAKERRIAAVFHLGDITNKSTPTEWKVAQQAMRKLDGIVPYFLTLGNHDYSEMGACADRTTLYNEYFPASLFRATKNFGGSYDREPERMENSYQLFSAGGRDFLVLSLEFGPRNDVVRWANEVAAANKDKSIVLLTHAYMYYDETRYDWAKCGKDQKWNPHDYKVAAATADDVNDGEQLWQKLVSKHENFVLTLNGHVLNDGLARIVSKTPGGREVPQVLVNFQMKPHGGDGWLRLLEFKADGKTVDVRDYSPTLNRQNESKQNRFLMELASPLV